In the genome of Bradyrhizobium ottawaense, the window ACAGAAATGGCTCGCGCTGAAAGACAAGCTCGACGGCGACATGGTGCAGCTCGCGTTATGCGACGGTGACCGGGACAATTGCGCTTCGCCGGCGGCCCTGAAGCTGCTCGCCATCGTCGACCAGGCCCGAGCCCGCGACGGCCGCGCGCGGCTCGGCGAGACCAACCGCGCCATCAACCTTGCCATCCGGGCCGCCAATGACGGCATCGACGACGTCTGGGGCTCGCCGCTAGCGACCTTCGCGCGCGGCGCCGGCGACTGCGAGGACTATGCCATCGCCAAGCTGGCCGCGCTGCGGTTGGCGGGCGTGGCGCCTGAGGACCTCCGCATCCTCGTGGTGCGCGACGTCAGGGCCGGCGAAGAGCACGCGGTTGTCGCCGCGCGCCTCGACGGCCGCTGGCTGATGCTCGACAACCGCCGCATGGCGATGGTCGAGGACGACGCTGCGCGGAGCTACCAGCCGCTGTTCGCGCTCCATCAGTCGGCCGTGATGAAATATGTCGACGAACCGATGCAGGTTTCGATGGTCGCCGCCGAGGCGCGCTGATGGAGCGCAGCGCAATCCGGGGCCGCTGTCGCTTGTCGTACGAGTCCCGGATTACGCTTCTCTCCATCCAGGCTACGAACCTCCGTTCACCAAAAACTCATTCCACCACGCGATCCGGGCGGCTAGCATGGCCACGGCTTTGCGGGGGCGACGGGAATGCGGTTCATCGTGCTGACTGTGATTGCGCTGCTGGCGCTCGCCTTACCCGCGTCAGCGCAGTCCGACCGCTCCATCGCCGATCGGCTGCCGCTGTTCGCCAGGAACAACTGCCAGCAGATTCGCGACCCCGGCAATCAATTGTTCTGCGGTGATGCCACGCTTGCCGCCGCCGCCGAGAAGCTGAACACCGCGATCGAGGCGCGGCTCGCCCGCCTGCCCGATCGCCTTCCCGCGATCGAGGAGAATGCGATCTGGATCCGCCAGCGCAATCTCGGCTGCGGCATCGTCGGCCAGACCGCGATCCGCACTGACGATTTCGAGCGGGTGAAGGCGTGCCTGCTCAAGGTGACCGAGGAGCGCGCCGCGATCCTGCGCGATCCGGATTTCGACTGCCTCGCAGCCAACACCGCGGCGGGCGCGGTGATTTGTGCGGACCCGTCGCTGGCCCTTGCCGAAACGGAGCTCAATGGCCAGGTGCTCGGCCTGATCGGCAAGCTGGACCCGACCGCAGCGCGCTTTGCCTTCGCCGAATATGGCAGGTGGACACGAGAGCGCGATCGCAAATGCAATCTGGTCGGCAAGGAGAACGTGCCGCTCCAGGAGCTCGAATCCGCAGAGGATTGCCTCGCCGATCATTTGAAGCACAAAGCCGACGACATTCGCGCGGCGAAGGGCGATCCCAAGAAGGTGTTCGGCCGGCAGATCGCGGCCCGCATCCCCGACACCGACGCGGTCGACTTCTGCGCGGCGCGGATCCACGCGGCCAATTCGTGCGGCAGCTTCCTCCGCATCAACCGCGTCTACGCGCTCGACAGCCAGGTGACCGAGCAGGAGGCGCAGGTCACCGGCGAAATCGAGATGGCGGTGCTGGCGCCCTTCACCATGTGCAGCAAGGTCGCATCCAGCTGCACCGGCACCTGCTGGGACGCCAGGACGGGTCTTCCGCAGCCCAGCGCCGCCAACAAGGAGCGTTCGGCAGAAGCCTTCAACGTGACGCGTCGCGTGAGGATCCAGCGCACTTTTGCGTTCGTCAAAGCCGCCGACGGCTGGCGCTGCAGGGAAGACGAACTGGCCCCGGTGAATTCGGGGACGGCGAGCGGGGGATCGTAGGTGCTTCTTCCTTCTCCCCTTGTGGGAGAAGGTGGCGCGCGCGAGCGCGACGGATGAGGGGTTCTTTCCACTCGCTAGACTATTCGTGAGGATAGAGACCCCTCACCCGGCTCGACGCGGCGAGCCACCCTCTCCCACAAGGGGAGAGGGTGCACTGAACTCGCCGCGAGAGAGTCCGCATCAAAACATCAGATTGTCCTTCACCAGGACCCAACGGCCGTTCTTCACCTGCTGCACCTGGGTGACCGTGGTGGCGAGATGGTTGGTCTTCGAGAACACGGTCGGCGGCGAATTGAAGATATCCTGGAACTTGTCGCCGGACTCCAGCGCGTCGAGCATCTTCTGGCCAGTGAGATCCTTGCCAGCCTTGTTGGCATAATGCGCAAACGTCATCACCGCATTGTAGCCGATGATCGCCTGAGTGTTGGCGTCGGCGTTGAACATCTTCTTGTAATTGACGAGCCAGTCCTTCACCTTTCCCTTCGCGGTGTCCTCGTAGGGAATTTCGAAGTTCGAAGCGGCATACAAGCCTTCCACCACTTCCTTGCCGAGCGCCGGCACTTCGAGCACGTTGACGGGCGTGGCACCGAGGAAGGTGACCTCCCAGCCGAGCTTCCTGGCCTCGGTCATGGTGCCGATAGGCTCACGAAGGACCGCGCCGAGCACGACGAGGTCGCAGCCGTCGGACTTCATCTTGGCGACCTGCGCCGAGAAGTCGGAGGCGCCGCGCTTGTAGCTCGTGATCGAGGCCGGCTGCACCTTCATGGCGGCGAGCTGCTGGTTAAAACCATCGAGCACATTTTTTCCGTACTCGTCATCCTGATGCATGATGCACGGCTTCTTGAAATTCTTTGCCTCAATCATGTATTTGAGCGCTGCGCGCGTGCTCTCGACATAGGGCAGGAGGTTGTTGAACTTCAGCCGCTCCTGCGGCTTGGCCGCATCGAACTTGAAGGTGAACTCGGCCGCCGTCAGCGGGAAGAGCTGAAGCACGCCGGCGTCGAGCAGGATATCCTGCGCAGCGAGCACGGTCGGCGATCCCATTGGTCCCACCATCGCGAAAATCTTGTCGCGCTCGATCAGCTTTTGCGAAGCCAGCACGGCTTTCTTCGGATCGTAGCCGCTATCCTCGACGACAAGCTTGATCTTGCGACCCTGGACACCGCCCGCCCCGTTGATCTCCTCGACCGCCATCTTCATGCCGTTGGAGACCGGCACGCCCCAGCCCTTGATCGGCCCCGACAGGTCCTGATGCGTGCCGATGACGATCTCGGATGCCGAGATGCCCTCATTGGTGACCTTGGTTTGAGCGGTGGCCGGCAGACAGGTCAGCGCAAGGGCGCTCACCGCGAGGCCCAGCGCCTTCAGCGATTTCGACATTGCAGTCTCCTCCTTCAGTGGCCCGTGTTGAGCGAAGGATCGGGCCTCTCAAGCCTTCGCCGTTTTCTCAAATCCATCTCTCTTGAGCATGATCCTCCGGATCATGCTCAAGCAACCGCGCGCTCGCGATACATCGCCTCGATCTCGGCGGCGTAGCGCTTGTTCACGAAGCCGCGCTTCAGCTTCATGGTCGGCGTCAGCTCCTCGTCCTCCGGGGTGAGCTGGCGCTCGATCAGGTAGAACTTCTTGATGGTCTCGACGCGGGCAAAATTGCCGTTGACCTGCTCGATCTCGCGCCCGATCAGATCCTGGATCTCCGTCGCCCGGCACAGGCTCGCATAATTGGTGAAGGGAATGTCGTGGTCCTGGGCGAACTTCTCGACGTTCTCCTGGTCGATCATCACGAGGCAGGTCAGATACGGCCGCTTGTCGCCGATCACGACGGCATCGGAGATGTAGGGCGAGAATTTGAGCTGGTTCTCGATCTCGGACGGCGTGACGTTCTTGCCGCCGGAGGTGATGATGATGTCCTTCATGCGGTCGGTGATCCGGACGAAGCCTTCATTGTCAATGGTGCCGACGTCGCCGGTGTGCAGCCAGCCGCGCTGATCGATGGTCTCCGCGGTCTTCTCCGGCTGGTTGAGGTAACCCATGAACAGGAAGTCGCCCTTGATCAGGATCTCGCCCTCGGGCGACAGCGTGACCTCGCCCCAGGGCACGGCGGTGCCGACCGAACCGAGCTTGATCCGCTCCGCCGGCATCATGGTGGCGACGCCGCAATTCTCGGTCTGGCCGTAGAGCTCGTGCATGTCGATGCCGAGCGCGAGATACCAGCGGATCAGCTCCGGCGCGATCGGCGCTGCGCCGGTGAAGGCGACGCGGCAGCGATCGAGCCCGATCATGCGGCGGATGTTGCGGAATGCGAGCCGGTAGGCGATCCGGCTTGCGAGGCGCAACGACAGCGGCGGCGCCTTGCCCTCGATCCGGTAGTCGACCATGCGGTAGCCGATGCCGATGGCGCGGCGATAGACCCATTGCTGGAGCGGGGTCGCATCCTTCAGCGCGATGGTGATGGCGGAGTAGAATTTTTCCCAGATGCGGGGGACCGCGAGGAAGACGGTCGGCTGCACCTCGCGCAGATTGTCCGGCACGGTTTCCGGGCTCTCGGCGAAATTCATCACCGAGCCGAGTGCGACCGAGATGTAGTAGCCGCCGATGCGCTCGGCAACGTGGCACAGCGGCAGGAAGATCAGGCGATCCTCGTCCTCCTGCGCCGGGATGAAGTCGTTGGCGTGACGCATCTGGTGCGTGACGCTGCGGTTGGCGTGCATCGCGCCCTTGGGGGGACCGGTGGTGCCGGACGTATAGACCAGGATCGCGAGATCGCCGGCGCTGCGGCTGTCGATCATCTCCTGCCACAGCGCCTCGCGGCCGACCATGTGATTGCGGCCGAGCGCGCGAAACTCGTCGAGCGACATCACCATGTCGTCGGAGAAGCCGCTGAGGCCCTCCATGTCGAACACGATGATCCTCTGCAGGCTCGCGCAGCGCGCGCGGCAGGCGAGGATCTTGTCGAGCTGCTCCTCGTCCTCGGCGAAGATCACTTTCGTCCGGGAATCGTTGACCAGATATTCGACCTGGGACGACGCATCGGTCGGGTAGATGCCCGAAGCGACGCCGCCGGCGCACAGGATGCCCATGTCGGCATGGACCCATTCCGGCACGGCGTTGGCGATGATGGAGGCGACATCGCCGGGCATGAAGCCGGTCGCATGAAGCGCGTAGGCGATCTCTTTCGATATCGCCAGCCATTCGCGCCAGCTTGTCGGCTGCCAGATGCCGAATTTCTTCTCGCGGATGGCCGGCCGATCGCCCCGCGTCTCCGCAGCGCGCAAGAAGCTCTTCGCGATCGTATCAGCGACCGTCAGCACCGCCGGTCGGGCCATGCACGTCTCCTCCTTGTCGCCTGCCTCCGCTGCCTGCCTTGCCGGCGGTCTCTATTGCGGATGGCGAGCTCATCTTACTGCCAGCTCTTCCTCACCGCCACGTCTTCTTCTTTTTCCAGCGGCGCTCGCCTCGCGCGCCCGCTTCCTTGGCGCCAAGGTAGAACTCCTGGATGTCCTGGGAATGCATCAAGCGGTCGCAGGTGTCGTTCATGACGATACGGCCGATCTCCAGCACGTAGCCGTAATGCGCCGTCTCCAGCGCCACCTTGGCGTTCTGCTCGACCAGCAGGATC includes:
- a CDS encoding AMP-dependent synthetase/ligase, with product MARPAVLTVADTIAKSFLRAAETRGDRPAIREKKFGIWQPTSWREWLAISKEIAYALHATGFMPGDVASIIANAVPEWVHADMGILCAGGVASGIYPTDASSQVEYLVNDSRTKVIFAEDEEQLDKILACRARCASLQRIIVFDMEGLSGFSDDMVMSLDEFRALGRNHMVGREALWQEMIDSRSAGDLAILVYTSGTTGPPKGAMHANRSVTHQMRHANDFIPAQEDEDRLIFLPLCHVAERIGGYYISVALGSVMNFAESPETVPDNLREVQPTVFLAVPRIWEKFYSAITIALKDATPLQQWVYRRAIGIGYRMVDYRIEGKAPPLSLRLASRIAYRLAFRNIRRMIGLDRCRVAFTGAAPIAPELIRWYLALGIDMHELYGQTENCGVATMMPAERIKLGSVGTAVPWGEVTLSPEGEILIKGDFLFMGYLNQPEKTAETIDQRGWLHTGDVGTIDNEGFVRITDRMKDIIITSGGKNVTPSEIENQLKFSPYISDAVVIGDKRPYLTCLVMIDQENVEKFAQDHDIPFTNYASLCRATEIQDLIGREIEQVNGNFARVETIKKFYLIERQLTPEDEELTPTMKLKRGFVNKRYAAEIEAMYRERAVA
- a CDS encoding lysozyme inhibitor LprI family protein; amino-acid sequence: MRFIVLTVIALLALALPASAQSDRSIADRLPLFARNNCQQIRDPGNQLFCGDATLAAAAEKLNTAIEARLARLPDRLPAIEENAIWIRQRNLGCGIVGQTAIRTDDFERVKACLLKVTEERAAILRDPDFDCLAANTAAGAVICADPSLALAETELNGQVLGLIGKLDPTAARFAFAEYGRWTRERDRKCNLVGKENVPLQELESAEDCLADHLKHKADDIRAAKGDPKKVFGRQIAARIPDTDAVDFCAARIHAANSCGSFLRINRVYALDSQVTEQEAQVTGEIEMAVLAPFTMCSKVASSCTGTCWDARTGLPQPSAANKERSAEAFNVTRRVRIQRTFAFVKAADGWRCREDELAPVNSGTASGGS
- a CDS encoding transglutaminase-like cysteine peptidase, which translates into the protein METAARSRAWRAILVLCGLVLLGSAAELRAGTLLSPGAGLLVRKSAEPFGVFAFAISAGSLQQKWLALKDKLDGDMVQLALCDGDRDNCASPAALKLLAIVDQARARDGRARLGETNRAINLAIRAANDGIDDVWGSPLATFARGAGDCEDYAIAKLAALRLAGVAPEDLRILVVRDVRAGEEHAVVAARLDGRWLMLDNRRMAMVEDDAARSYQPLFALHQSAVMKYVDEPMQVSMVAAEAR
- a CDS encoding ABC transporter substrate-binding protein, whose translation is MSKSLKALGLAVSALALTCLPATAQTKVTNEGISASEIVIGTHQDLSGPIKGWGVPVSNGMKMAVEEINGAGGVQGRKIKLVVEDSGYDPKKAVLASQKLIERDKIFAMVGPMGSPTVLAAQDILLDAGVLQLFPLTAAEFTFKFDAAKPQERLKFNNLLPYVESTRAALKYMIEAKNFKKPCIMHQDDEYGKNVLDGFNQQLAAMKVQPASITSYKRGASDFSAQVAKMKSDGCDLVVLGAVLREPIGTMTEARKLGWEVTFLGATPVNVLEVPALGKEVVEGLYAASNFEIPYEDTAKGKVKDWLVNYKKMFNADANTQAIIGYNAVMTFAHYANKAGKDLTGQKMLDALESGDKFQDIFNSPPTVFSKTNHLATTVTQVQQVKNGRWVLVKDNLMF